AATTTGCCGTTCAAATGAAATGACTACACATCACCAAGTAGTTGTCAGCTGTCATGAGTcgaaattaatttgaatttcaacgagatcatttttttttaaattatgctcgttgtttattattactatttctattttgtaatttatgttGACACCCTCGCTTTTATCTATAGGGGTTGGTTCGTAGACAACTAGAGAATAAGTCGGTACAACTTTGAAACTCAATTAAACCGAAACTCAACCTTTCAACCTGAGAAAATAATTGTATTTGTTACCACGGCAAAATGTTGGAtttcttaaaacaattaaatccGAGACTGGAACTAGAACTGGGCCTGCATTTTTCCTACCACCTATGCATAAGTCGACTTGGGTTGATTTTACATGGCAGGTCTCGCAACCAGGAACTGTTCTTTTGCTCAGTGTGGACGCTGTATCACGTCACGGGTCCTATTTTCACAACGTGTAAAATTGAACGGGATTCGTTTAAGATTTCACGCTTAATTCTCATGGATGAACATTCCACATCGTCAAACCCACAGTAGTACGGCAACCAAAAATGATAACCACGGTAGCCTACAGCCCAGGCTAGATTTACTATTAGTTGAGTCATCACTTTGTTTGGTGGTAATATTGGTACGATACGTCTATAAATATGCTTTGTATTATATAGGTCTATCACTAGGATATCACTAGCCATACAGGCTAGTATAGCAGTTGGAATGCCCGGCTTGCATTTGGCCTATAAATATTATTGCGGTCTGGCTTACCTAGACCTACAAACAAACGTCTCGCGTTATAGCTTGCACCGAagccttaattctttgtttacatATAATAAATTCGCTTTCAAGCAATCAgctatttcatttaaaaaattggcGTGAAGTTCGGCGTAaatgttgatgaatctcaCGCGTACAACCTCACGCCATTACTCTCTGCTTTTTCACAAGCTGACAGTCAACAACCGTGAAACTGTACTGCCGTAAATAGGCTGAAGCCTAGCTTAGTCTATTTTTAGCATCGTACCCTACACAGTGCCGTACACAGTGCAGTACACAGTACCGCCTGGCTCCTGCCGGTACCTTTCTAATGCTGACTAGTGAAGTAAACTTATAACAAACAATACTAGTCTTTGTATAGAAACCAGCCAGAAACTCATTAGCCTATACAGTTTTACACCCATAGAAATATTTCGTTTTAGAATAATGCAGCTTTACGCGATTACACTCATTTATAAACACGTTACAAACTAAACTGCTAGAGACCACTTTCTAATCCCAGTTCCAGGTTCCAGGTACCATTGGTGTGATTTTACTAGTTGTCAAACCTGGAACGAAGCCTCACGTTTAATTGTTCACACATACAAAAACGCGATTCCTGATCCCGAAACTAGTTCAGTGTGAGCGCACATTTTTAGCGAGTGCAAACGCTAGGGGAGCGACCAACAAGAACAGAACCTGGTTGTCATATCTTTATGTGAACGCAGCTTAAAGAAACGTGAAACGTGAAAAAAAcgaaacatttgaaaaaaacattcaCTCGACATCAAAAAGCAGAATTATAAGTCTAAATGATAACACAGTAGCTGGTTATATTGTAAGAAcaaactttgttaaattttattgtttacagCGTTATACATTTACAGTGTTACCACAGGATTAGATTCGTCGATATACGAAACGTTCAACATCAGTGTTGGTGATATATGGCAGCCCGTATTCAATTGCTCTTCGGCATTCGTCATAAGAACCTACACAGCCGCTGACCACCAAGACAACTGTTCAATAAAGAAGCAAGACACTGCGTTAGTGCCGGAATTGAATCGGACTTTTCCGGACACTGCCGGACACTGCCGGACACTGCCGGACACTGCCGGAATTTAATCGTATAAAATTCACTCACAACGCCACCGCCATGACTTCGATGCCTTCATTATTACTTCCAATATCAAATGTTCGCAAACATCTTACGATTGGGAGTTATTCCATAAGCAATAGATCTTGTTGTACCCTCGTAGTTATGTACGCAATTTATTAACTCCACAAACACGTATTCTTCACCACGAAACACAAAATCTGCACCATTTGCATTTCGGATAGTCATCACTTCGCGagtcttaaaataaaattaaaaaaatgatttgatGAATACTGTTTTTATTGAGTATATTTGTAGCTACTGTATTGCATGaattaaacaagtttatgggattcaaaattaaattgtttttacaaaacttatcAGATCACGTAACTTTAACTTTTATCTCAACTTAAGTTCACTGAATACTcattgtttaaatttcttgCCATTAACATAAAAGCATGGT
The Clavelina lepadiformis chromosome 4, kaClaLepa1.1, whole genome shotgun sequence DNA segment above includes these coding regions:
- the LOC143453195 gene encoding uncharacterized protein LOC143453195, with the protein product MNWSRFCAGVLLNGGSKVDYAYVGSRDRMWGDSRKLGNFTRLSTREVMTIRNANGADFVFRGEEYVFVELINCVHNYEGTTRSIAYGITPNLVLVVSGCVGSYDECRRAIEYGLPYITNTDVERFVYRRI